In the Afipia sp. GAS231 genome, ATCTTGATGCCGCAGACAAGAGCGGGGCGCTCCTGATCGAATTGGGGCGTTATGTCGAGGCGCTCGCGAGGTTCGAACAATCAGACACGATCCGGCCGGGCCGATTCGACACCCTATTCAGCAAAGGATTGTGCTTTCAAACTCTCGCGCGACTGAAAGAGGCGGCCGCGAGCTACACCTTGGCGCTTGCGGCCGACGCTAAAAACTACGACGCCCGAAACAATCTGGGTGCCGTGCTGTTTCAGATGGGCCAATTTGAGGAGGCCGCCGCACAACTCCGCAAGGCGATTAAGGTGAGGCCCCAGGGCGCCGGCGCCTTCAGCAATCTGGGGTTCGCTCTGATACGGTTGAAGCGGTTCGATGAGGCTCTCGCTGTGCTCGATCGTGCCATTGCGCTCGCTCCCGATCTCGTCGAAGCCATCAACAATCGGGGTAACGCGTTAACGGCGCTTAACCGTGCCGAGGACGCGTTGGCGGATTATGACCGCGCGATCGCGCTTAATCGCAATTTCGCCGATGCCCACGCCAATCGCGGAGTTTGCCTTGACAACTTGTTGCGACCCGATGAGGCCTTGCCG is a window encoding:
- a CDS encoding tetratricopeptide repeat protein, with translation MSKDSAASLYLAGLRHFQSGRFAVAEERVRRALASDPQHADSLHLAGLLHAQANRIDIAIDFVARAIRIDHGNLEYFSSLGTFLARQDRFAEALKSYEVALTLKSDSADVWVKIGDLQRRQKRFEEALLAYDHALSLDPRHLDAADKSGALLIELGRYVEALARFEQSDTIRPGRFDTLFSKGLCFQTLARLKEAAASYTLALAADAKNYDARNNLGAVLFQMGQFEEAAAQLRKAIKVRPQGAGAFSNLGFALIRLKRFDEALAVLDRAIALAPDLVEAINNRGNALTALNRAEDALADYDRAIALNRNFADAHANRGVCLDNLLRPDEALPSYQTALALEPDNGDTHWNLAINRLRVGDFKAAGSKPNGVGNLLCFT